The Aquitalea magnusonii region CGCTGCAGGAATTCATTCAGCAACTGCTCACGCTCGGCATCGCGGATGCGCTGCAGGATGACCTGCTTGGCAGTCTGCGCGCCGATGCGGCCAAACTCGACAGCTTCCATCGGCTGTTCAATCACCGCGCCTACTTCAATGCGCGGATCATCGTCACGCGCATCGGTGATGGTGATTTCACGGCTTTCGTTTTCGATCAGCTCGTTCTGCACCACCGTCCAGCGACGGAAGGTTTGATATTGCCCGGTGTGACGGTCGATTTCGACACGCACATCCATTTCGTCATCGGTAAACTTCTTTTTGGTTGCCGAAGCAAGCGCCATTTCAAGGGCGGAAAAAACCACGTCCTTGCTGACGTTCTTCTCGCTTGCCAGGGCATCAACCAGCAGCAAAATCTCGCGACTCATGCATTCCTCCGAATTTTTGTCCTTGTGCGCGGCACGAGGCCCCGCCTGCGCTCAAAACTCAGGCTCTAGCCTGGCTTTGTCGATATTGGTCAGGGCAATTGCCACGATGCGGCCGCCGTCCACTTCCAGCTTGACCGCGCCATCTTCAACCCCGGCAAGACGACCGGCAAACTTCTTTTGCTGCTCGACCGGCATGCGTGTCTTGATCTTGGCAAGCTGTCCGGCAAAGCGCACGAAGTCCGCCTCTTTCTTGAGAGGACGATCCAGCCCCGGGGAGGAAACCTCGAGCCGTTCGTAATTAACGTTTTCAACCATGAACAGACGGGTCAGGTGGTTGCTAACCTGCACACAGTCTTCCACCGTGATGCCACCAGGCTTGTCCATAAACACGCGATAACCGCCACCCTGGGTCATTTCGAAATCGACCAGCTCATAGCCTAGACCTGGCAGGGTGTTTTCCAGCAGCAAACGAACATCCATTGCTTCTTTCCACAAATAAAAAATGGGCGAAACGCCCATCCCTAAACATCGCGATTGTAACCCATTCCCGTGAAAAAGAAAACCGAAGCCTGTCAAGGCCCTATCCGCCGGGGTGGCACCCACCAGCCTGTGCTTTGCGCGAGTTTTTTACATACTGTAAATTAGCCGCAACCTGACGGAGTTCAGGTATATAGGAAGGGGCGCAACGCCCGTTCGAAAATTCAGAAACAATTATATAGAAGACGCTCGCCACCGCACACGTTGCAGGCGCGGCACTCTCGTATCAGCACGATGGAGAAACCCTACATATGGAAAAGGTTTGGCTAAAGAATTACCAGCCGGGGGTAGCACACGAGATCGACATCAACCAGTTCCAGTCGATTGTCGAAGTGTTTGACCGCAGCGTTCACAAGTTCCGCGACCGCCCCGCCATGGCCAATATGGACAAGGTGCTGAGCTATGGTGAACTGCAAACGCTGACCGAGCAGTTTGCCTCCTATCTGCAAAACACCCTCAAGCTGCACAAGGGGGACCGTGTCGCGGTGATGATGCCCAATCTGCTGCAATATCCGGTAGCGGTATTCGGCACCTTGCGCGCCGGCTGCACGGTGGTGAATGTCAATCCGCTGTACACCCCGCGCGAGCTGGAACACCAGCTGAATGATTCGGGTGCGGAAACCATCGTCATCCTGGAAAACTTTGCCGGCGTGCTGGAGGAAGTACTCAAGCGCACCAAGGTGAAGCATGTGCTCATCGCCTCGATTGGCGACATGCTGGGCTTCCCCAAGCGCCTGCTGGTGAACTTTGTGGTGCGCAAGATCAAGAAGATGGTGCCCGCCTGGAACATCCCCGGCCACATCCGTTTCAACGACGCACTGGCGGCAGGCGCAAGCCAGCGCTTTACGCCGGTGGAAATCAAGCACGAAGACATTGCTTTCCTGCAATACACCGGCGGCACCACCGGGGTATCCAAGGGTGCCATGCTGGTACACCGCAACATCATTGCCAACATGCTGCAGGCCGGTGCCTGGGTGAAGCCGGTGGCCCGCGAAGGGCAGGAAATCATCGTCACCGCCCTGCCGCTGTATCACATCTTTTCGCTCACCGCGAACCTGATGATCTTTACCGAGCTGGGCGCGCTGAATGTGCTGATCACCAACCCGCGCGATATTCCGGGTTTCATCAAGGAAATCAAGAAATACCGCGTCACGGCCATTACCGGCGTCAACACCCTGTTCAATGCCCTGCTTAACCACCCTGACTTCAAGACCGTGGACTTCTCCAGCTGGCGGCTGGCGCTAGGTGGCGGCATGGCGGTGCAAAAAGCGGTGGCCGACAAATGGAAGCAACTGACCGGCGTAACCTTGGCCGAAGCCTACGGTCTGACCGAAACCAGTCCGGCAGCCTGCATCAATCCGCTGGATATCAAGGCATACAATGGCACCATCGGCCTGCCGATTCCGTCCACCGATATTGAAATCCGCGGTGCCGATGGCCAGGCCCTGCCCCAAGGCGAACAGGGCGAGCTGTGCATCAAGGGGCCACAGGTGATGAAGGGCTACTGGAATCGCCCGGACGAAACCGCCAAGGCGATCGACGCGCGCGGCTTCCTGGCCACCGGCGACATGGCCATGGTGACGCCGGAAGGCTTTGTCAAGCTGGTGGATCGCAAGAAGGACATGATTCTGGTGTCCGGCTTCAATGTCTACCCCAATGAGGTGGAAGACGTGATTGCCAGCCACCCCGGCGTGCTGGAGGTGGCCTGCATCGGCATTCCCGACGACAAGTCCGGCGAAGTGGTAAAGGTATTCGTGGTGAAAAAGGATGACAGCCTGACCGAGAAAGACATCATTCATCACTGCCGCGAAAACCTGACCGGCTACAAGGTACCCAAGCTGGTGGAATTCCGCAGTGAATTGCCCAAGACCAATGTCGGCAAGATCCTGCGGCGCGCCCTGCGCGATCAGGAAGTAAACAAACAGGCCTGAGCCTCACCCCAGCAGCCCGCGTCAGCGGGCTTTTTTGATGGTGACTGTTGCTTGCCGCCGACTGCAGGCACAATACGGCCATACTAGACAGCATGCTGTCAGAGCCACCATTAGATTTGTATCGGAAAACCCAACCATGCTGATGCTGCCATTCTTCAAGCTGATGGCCGACAAACAGGCCAGCGACATCTTTTTCACGGCGGAAGCGCCGCCGCAGATCAAGATAGACGGCATAACCCTGCCGATCAACGACAAGCCGCTGTCGGCGGATATCGTGCGCCAGTTGGCCTACAGTCTGATGAATGAAACCGAAATTGCCACCTTCGAGCGTGAGCTGGAGATGAACTTTGGCCGGCTGGTTGAGGGACTGGGCAATTACCGGGTGAATATTTTCAAGCAGCGCGGCACGGTGGCCATGGTGGTGCGCTTCATCCGGCCGCGCATTCCGTCGCTGGCCGAGCTTAACCTGCCCGATACCTTGCAAAGCCTGGTGCAGCAAAAACGCGGGCTGATCATCGTGGTGGGGGCCACCGGCAGCGGCAAGAGTTCCACCGTGGCCTCCTTGCTGGAGCATCGCAACCAGACCCAGTCCGGCCATATCCTGACGGTGGAAGACCCGATTGAGTTTGTCTACCGCCACCAGAAATCCATCGTCAACCAACGCGAAATCGGCGTAGATACCTTCTCTTACGAAAACGCGCTGAAAAACGCCATGCGTGAAGCGCCGGACGTGTTGATGATTGGTGAAATCCGCGATGCCGAAACCATGACGCATGCCATCAACTATGCCCAGTCCGGCCATTTGTGCCTGTCTACGCTGCATGCCAACAACAGTTATCACATGCTCAACCGGGTGATCAGCCTGTTTCCCACCGAAAGCCGCAATGCGCTGCTGATGGATTTGTCGGTTTCCTTGCGCGCAGTGATTTCGCAGCGCCTGGTACCCAGCAAGGATGGCAAGCAGATTCCGGCCCTGGAAATCCTGATCAACACCCCGCATATCGCCGAGCTGATTCGCAATGGCGAGATCGACCAGATCAAGGAAGCCATCGAAAACAGCATGAGCGAAGGCGCACAAACCTTCGAGCAGTCGCTGTTCCGCCTGTATCAGCAAGACCGCATCCTGCTGGACGATGCCTTGAAAAATGCCGACTCGCCCACCAACCTGTACTGGCTGATCAACCACGCCCAAAGCAAACAGACAGAAACCAAACCGATTACCACCCCACCACAGAGCAAGCAAGACCCCGACAAGACTGCCACCAGCTTTGACGGATTCACCCTGGATTTATAAGCAAGCACACAACATGATTACCCTCTACGGCATTCCCAATTGCAATACGGTCAAAAAAGCCCGCCAGTGGCTGACCGATCATCACATCGACTTTGCCTTCCACGACTTCAAGAAACAGGGCGTGACCGAAGCCCAGTTGCAAGCCTGGATTGCCGAAATCGGCCTGGACAAGCTGATCAACCGCCAGGGTACCACCTGGCGCGGCCTGTCCGACGAACTGAAAGCCCAGGCCGCCACGGCTGAAGGCGCGATTGCCGTGTTGCAGGCGCAGCCCTCCATCATCAAGCGTCCGGTGCTGGAACGTCCGGGCAAGCTCAGCGTGGGTTTCAACGAAGCCCAATGGG contains the following coding sequences:
- the rimP gene encoding ribosome maturation factor RimP, whose amino-acid sequence is MDVRLLLENTLPGLGYELVDFEMTQGGGYRVFMDKPGGITVEDCVQVSNHLTRLFMVENVNYERLEVSSPGLDRPLKKEADFVRFAGQLAKIKTRMPVEQQKKFAGRLAGVEDGAVKLEVDGGRIVAIALTNIDKARLEPEF
- a CDS encoding long-chain-fatty-acid--CoA ligase; this translates as MEKVWLKNYQPGVAHEIDINQFQSIVEVFDRSVHKFRDRPAMANMDKVLSYGELQTLTEQFASYLQNTLKLHKGDRVAVMMPNLLQYPVAVFGTLRAGCTVVNVNPLYTPRELEHQLNDSGAETIVILENFAGVLEEVLKRTKVKHVLIASIGDMLGFPKRLLVNFVVRKIKKMVPAWNIPGHIRFNDALAAGASQRFTPVEIKHEDIAFLQYTGGTTGVSKGAMLVHRNIIANMLQAGAWVKPVAREGQEIIVTALPLYHIFSLTANLMIFTELGALNVLITNPRDIPGFIKEIKKYRVTAITGVNTLFNALLNHPDFKTVDFSSWRLALGGGMAVQKAVADKWKQLTGVTLAEAYGLTETSPAACINPLDIKAYNGTIGLPIPSTDIEIRGADGQALPQGEQGELCIKGPQVMKGYWNRPDETAKAIDARGFLATGDMAMVTPEGFVKLVDRKKDMILVSGFNVYPNEVEDVIASHPGVLEVACIGIPDDKSGEVVKVFVVKKDDSLTEKDIIHHCRENLTGYKVPKLVEFRSELPKTNVGKILRRALRDQEVNKQA
- a CDS encoding PilT/PilU family type 4a pilus ATPase → MLMLPFFKLMADKQASDIFFTAEAPPQIKIDGITLPINDKPLSADIVRQLAYSLMNETEIATFERELEMNFGRLVEGLGNYRVNIFKQRGTVAMVVRFIRPRIPSLAELNLPDTLQSLVQQKRGLIIVVGATGSGKSSTVASLLEHRNQTQSGHILTVEDPIEFVYRHQKSIVNQREIGVDTFSYENALKNAMREAPDVLMIGEIRDAETMTHAINYAQSGHLCLSTLHANNSYHMLNRVISLFPTESRNALLMDLSVSLRAVISQRLVPSKDGKQIPALEILINTPHIAELIRNGEIDQIKEAIENSMSEGAQTFEQSLFRLYQQDRILLDDALKNADSPTNLYWLINHAQSKQTETKPITTPPQSKQDPDKTATSFDGFTLDL
- a CDS encoding ArsC family reductase — translated: MITLYGIPNCNTVKKARQWLTDHHIDFAFHDFKKQGVTEAQLQAWIAEIGLDKLINRQGTTWRGLSDELKAQAATAEGAIAVLQAQPSIIKRPVLERPGKLSVGFNEAQWAEEFAA